TTGCGATGCTACTATGATCAAAACTGATGGAGGATGGAGGCTGGATTGctcgagatttgattgtaatactttttagatttaaaaatttaaatatttcatgtGTTAAACAATTGAAAACAAAGCGGTTATATGTttagcttttttttttcttaatcaaGTTGTAATTGACCGTTCAAGGGCTTCTCTCGGCTGGGTATCAGTTATTCATTAAATTCTtcgattttggttttaaaaaaaaaacttcaatacaaatataaatacaccttatataataaaattcattgTCAtggataaagaaaaaaaatttcaaacatcaaaaataacaaaaactgGAGCAAGATATAGGCCCTGTTTGGGAGTTAGAGGATTGAgcaaaaattagaggtttgggctaaattagaggtttgaccaaaAGAATCATCTAATTTGGGTGTTTGGTTGTTAGCGGATTGTAATAGCGGTTTGAGCTCAAtaagctaattttcaaaaagctaaGTGGAGGAGCTTTTTGGATTAGAGGTTTGTGATTGTGtctaaaaaaatacaaacagtTAGTTCAAACAGCTAACTACCAAACAGATTTAGACAAAACAGCTAATCtaaatccgctagtcaaaacagctaattaaatccgctagtcaaaacagctaatGAATCCGCTATCAGCTAaccgctaacagctaattcccaaacagggccataATAACAGAATCAAATTGTAATCAAGCGCTGCCACGCTAATTTTATACCCGATTCATAACTAGAAAATTTCCCGTGTTTATTAATCGGGCCTAAAATTCTAGAAATGAAAAATGTCAAAGTTAGGAATAagatttgatattatatattagaaatctccaagaaaaatactacctccatcccaaattagacgtccccgttgactttgggcacgtaaatttaggtgcattgaccgtctacttccgaaatttatttttttattttttcttttataaatgaaaattcatattttaatttttatttgcaaaaataaaattttaaaaataagtcacgtatctatgcggtcaatgaaccttaaattgtgtgcccaaagtcaacggagccatctaatttgggatggagggagtatcatatTAAATATAGATACACACTTATAAACGTGAAAGATATACCGGATCAGtcgattaaatataatttaatcttaattaaatattactgcctccgtccttttttacttgtcactttgactttttgcacgtaacttaaggtgagtaaaaaacataattccgcttattatttttaaaattttctttttgtgaataaaaatataaattataaattttaattcagaaaaagaaaattttaaaaataataagtcgAAGTATGTTCTCTaatcaccttaagttacgtgcaaaaagtcaaagtgacaagtaaaaagggacggaagttgtattataattaaaaattctagTTAAATATCACAAAATGGTCatacatttttcaaaatattgtaatacaACTGAATTTCAACAGTACTAGCAGTTTAATCTCCACTTGAATACAACAACTATGTTGATTGCGTTGCCGTGAATTTCTCGCATGATAAGATCTCTAAAGATAACTAAAGATATTGGTCAAATAAAAGATAGTAACTAGACCCATCAAAGATAGTAACTaaagatatttattatttttgttttgttttgttttattagattttctatttttactttaattaaatttatatgtgtgtAATTGTTGTAtgttgatttatgttttgtttgttttgtctTTTCAGGATACTTTGGTGCCACGGGACTTATGGGTTTTCCTTTCTTATTCATTttagctttattgtctaagcgtccggagttatgcttgcatgactttcggttagatgataaactttcttgaaagaaagaaatcccggatgcggtttattgtatttcgatacaattcatctacgattatgtagaccttacaaaaaaaaaaaaaaaaaaaaagatagtaaCTAGACCCTGTAAGAAATGCAGTTATTTTTGACCGTTTTTGGTCCATAATAAatcccaaaataataaattcgatcGTATTTTGTCGAAAATAGCTCCGGTCGAAAATAAACTTATTTTCGACCGCCTATATTCGACTACGTGCTTCAATTTTTCCCGCCCATATGAATGGTCGAAAATAAACTCCGATCAAAATGTACGTTTTTTAGCTAGTCGTgactcttaaaaataaaaaagttggcGGGGCTCTAAATGAGTTATGAGCAGCTAAGAATCTATTGGAATTACATTTTCACTCCTCTACTTTATATTTTGAGTTGGAGCtcaaataaaaagttacttGAAATTCTAAGATACTAAAACACTTCTGATCCTACTATATTTGTTTAGTGAGTTTTATTATGAGCTTGTTTGACTGAGTTTATGACTTCTGACTTAACATGATTTATGTGATAAACtcggagtttaaaatgtctgtttggctaattttgacttatattgacttaaaagttattaaaaatataaaaataaaataaaattgatttatgagtaattaaTGACTTAagggtaatttttatcaaaggaaaggttcaaaaaaattaaaactttgaaaaaaatacctcaaactaacttctgtcTTTAAATCGGTTTCTGGCTTATTTTTGGTTTTAAACCAACTTCTgaatttttcagcttaaaaattaaatacagcTTTAAGTCTCGGCTTAAAGCCGGACAAACAGGCTGTATATAGGACTACATATACGCTGTATACAgtaatattatactccctctgtcccactaGATTATTTACGATTTTCTTTTTTGGACGTCCGACACATTTCTTTATGTTAAAAAACTTTCgtaaaataattaatagatCCCACCACTTCGCCCAGttttctttctcttccaattgggtgggacggggGAGTATTTACTAGGTGGGCGTTTGGGGAGAATTTAAAAGCCTCGCTTCTAGAGTTTTAAGTTAGAATCACTTATTCGTacagtttgtgtaaaaagtcgagaagcacttttaaaaagttaggatttctaacttttatttcataacttctatttttttcccaaacactttaatcactcataaaccttaactaacttctacttcacttatttcactttaagcaagaaacacttagAATAAAGCTCACCCAAGCGGCCCCGGCCCGACGTGCATACGAAAAATCGTGATGAAAACAGCCACGTCAGATCATTAATGAAAATCAGAAAATGTGCGTATAAAATCGAAGATACACGCACATGAAACCACTTGTATCTCCATCCATCTGTGTTGTGTTTCTATCTTGCGTTGCCTTgtgttatataataataataatcactcAGCCTCTTCACTCATCTCCTACTCTCTTTCACAATGATGCGTAGATTTGGATTGTTGAGAAAGGCAATCTCATCGTCGCCGGAGAAATACCTACAGCGCCGTTGTCTGTCACCACCGCAGGCAGCAACAGCCCAGTTACAACAGAATGATGGGCCTGTACCCAAAATGCCGGCGTTCGATTACACCCCTCCGCCCTACACGGGCCCCACCGCCGACGAGATCTTGCGCAAGAGAAAGGAGTATCTCAGCCCCTCCATGTTCTACTTCTACAAGAAGCCGGTGAGTTGAATGATTACTAATTATTTTTCGTGTATTTATGTATGCGTTAATGATGCTCGCTTTTGTTCTGATCCTAGATGTAAATATAATGAGATGGCTGAATCGGATTATGAATATTCTAGAATGGGATATTTTTGCACCAATCATGTGGGGTTGCGAATATTTCGTACTAACAGAGTGTGCTCTAGTTTGAATTTTGTATCGAGTTTTGTTGGTCCATAAATGTTTATTAGTTGAGGATTGGGGATTAGGCTAGTGGCAAAACCCCGCGAGACGTAAAAACTGTTAGGATAGTTTTCTGCGGAGGAGGGTGGTTTTTTAAGGCCAATTGCAGCAAAAAATTGGTTGATGTGATTTATTCTGAGAGTGATTTGTTCAACTTGTTTCATTTTGTATGATTTGTTTGATTTGCtcatatttgattatttggcACGACAGTTGAATATAGTGGACGGGAAGATGCAGTATTTGTTTGATGAAAGTGGCAGACGATACCTTGATGCTTTTGGAGGGATTGCCACAGTTTGCTGTGGCCACTGCCATCCAGATGTGGTGCGGACAATTGTCGACCAGACAAAGAAATTACAACACTCGACCATCTTGTACCTAAATAATGAAATTGCTGATTTTGCTGAAGCTTTGGCTTCCAAGTTGCCTGGTGATCTCAAGGTGTGTggattgaatatctagagattCCGAAGCTTCAGTTTATATCTTTTATTAATTAAGCACTAGCTTTTTTAAGAAAGCATGTTTGGTATCTACCTTACCTAACGTCTAAATCATCTGCAGGTTGTGTTTTTTACGAATTCGGGGACTGAAGCAAATGAGTTAGCAATGATGATCGCAAAGTTGTATACGGGCTGCAACGACATTGTATCGCTGAGAAATGCATATCATGGGAATGCAGCAGGTACCATGGGGGCAACTGCTCAGTGTAACTGGAAATTTAATGTCGTTCAGGTATCAGATGCTCGCTCTACGAATATACATTAAAGTTCAAATATACATTTTTGTTTGCTAGTGGAAAATATTAAGCAACTTGTCCTGCTAATCTGATATTTAACACTTGAATTTCTGGCTTTGCCATTACTCTTTTGCTAGGTTGAGTTTGTCATTCTGATAGGGTGGTGAAgcctaaaaataaaatgataattttttagtGATGTAAGATGTCAATTGTTTTTTTAACTTTCATGCTTGTGGTCCTAGCCTCCTAGATGGAAGGTATTTTAGTGCAAGATGTTATGGTAGCACATGCCCTTTGAATAAGACATTAACTTTGTTTGTTTATAATGTAGACAGGGAATGTGCGGTTCAAAGAAAACTATGTATTGTTTAAGATTTTTGGTGTTATTGAACTGATTTATCTTGCTTTCTTTGCTTTTCTTGGTATTATCTTCACAAAACATACTTAATTAAAGCTAAGCAGTATGATGACCAACTCAATCACTATCTATGAAAGATGATACGTTGTGCTTGTATGAAAATAACAGGTAAGTAAAACGTCGGAAAGCTGAATCTGCACCTCtttcatattattaatattaccttCCTAGTGGCACACAGGATTCTAAATTTCTGAAGATACCTTTGGCATTGTACAGACAACAAGaacacatttattaatgtataGGGAATATATGATGGTATGTAAAGTGGTGAAACTGTTGCGAGATACTAATATAAGCTATCACTAGTACTTAGTAATGGTGAAGCCAATATAAGCAAATTTACGTGCAGGTGTTGTGAGATGCTTGTATCTTCTTTGTATGGTCTGATTATCTGTTATAATATAGCACCCATgaatttagttataatatactTTACATTACATAACAAACTGAGTTCAAAATCATCATTGCCTGGTCACACAGCAGTTCCCTGTTCTCAGTCGAACTTGATATCGCATGAAAATGGTTTATATACCCAGTACAGTATTACAATTAAAGATGAACAGAGTAACTTTGAGGATTAACTTTAGTGCTCCAACTTAAGTAGCTTATACAAACATAACTGaacaataaaacataataaaattaatgatttgTTTGTGGTCTTCTATAAAGACGTTAGTAAAGCTGTTATGTTTAACTGTAAGTAGTGGCATACATATGGATATATGTGTTGAGCACATTCAtctgaatatttaaaaacaCATCAATTGCATCTTTTATGATTGTTTTTGCTATGCAACAGACTGGAGTCCATCATGCCATGAACCCAGACCCATATAGAGGTGCTTTTGGTTCTGATGGTGAAAAGTATGCTAAGGATGTTCATGATCTCATTCAGTTTGGTACTTCGGGAAACATTGCTGGTTTTATTTGTGAGGCAATTCAGGTAAGCTTACAGATATTTTTAGTCCAATAATTAGTACTAGTGAGAACAATATTTCTATGACAACTGATTCACTTCCTCTTGGTGGCAGGGAGTGGGTGGTATTGTTGAATTGGCTCCAGGTTACCTGTCTGCAGTATATAGCACTATCAAGAAAGCAGGAGGCCTTTTTATATCTGATGAGGTTCAGTCAGGATTTGCTAGGACAGGAAGCCATTTTTGGGGATTTGAGTCCCATGGCGTTGTGCCTGACATTGTTACAATGGCAAAGGTAGGTTATAATGTTAGtttttacttatatataatagcaTCTACTCATCTAGAATCTGCACTACATGGCATGGTGTCTAGCACATTATTTACTACCCTTCTTTGTTGACATCCAGGGTTTTGCTTTCCAGAAAGGATCTGGAAGTTAATATATGCTTTATTTAAAGTGCCTTCTTCAGTTGATGGTTTTCATTTTTAATCCAAGTAGTGAGCTAGTTGTTGTTAATAACAAGATAGAAGCCTATTTGAAATTTGATGACAATTAATTTTGTGGTGCTTCATGTTTGCTTCTTCGACATTTATGCATAAGTCTGAGGTTCGGGTGGTGTTTAGGTTTTGAAAATTCCATTAGAAATGTTTATGACGTCACTAGCTTTCACTACTTTTTCCTGGACTTTTTTCTTCAGACCTTAAATGGTTTTTGAACCATGTTTTAAGTAATAGAAAACAACTACCTGTCTTTAgaacttggctttgcaaattgATCTTTTTCCTAAACTATTTGCAGGGAATTGGAAATGGAATTCCCCTTGGTGCTGTGGTAACTACTCCTGAGATTGCCCAAGTGTTGACGCGCCGCAGTTACTTCAATACCTTTGGAGGAAATCCTGTATGTACTGCTGCAGGGCATGCTGTCCTGAAAGTTATTGAAAAGGAAAAACTTCAGGAGAATGCACAAGCTGTGGGATCCCACCTGAAAGAGCGACTTAATGTCCTTAAGGATAAATATGAAAGTGAGTTTCCTCTCCTACTTGTTAAATCTTTTGCATGTAATgatcgttgacattattatgATGGTGAACACCTGCAGTAATTGGAGATGTAAGGGGGAGAGGCTTGATGTTGGGAGTTGAACTTGTTACAGACCGTCAACAAAAGACTCCTGCAAATGCAGAAATTTTGCACGTGATGGAGCAAATGAAaggtactaatatatatatagaagctGATCAGTCTGtaaatattttgaagaatatcATTATTTAACTAATATCTTACCCCCTTGCGTAGATATGGGAGTATTGGTGGGAAAAGGTGGTTTCTATGGAAATGTTTTCAGAGTAACACCCCCGCTCTGCTTTACTAAGGAAGATGCAGGTAGGGTCTTAAGCTCTCTTTCATGTCTGGTTATTTTACTCCACTTCATTTCTGTAAAGTCCATTCTGATGTTGTCCCTTCTTTCTTGTAGACTACTTTGTGGATGTTATGGACTATGCAATGTCAAAGATCTGAGCATGAGCATGATATTGGATGGCAGTGGTTGAGGTCTACCATTGCAGCTAATATAATCAGTAGTTCCGTGCAATATAGTTATATCATGGATACAGATGTTTCTGTTACTTTCTGCGTATGATTGTGTTTGGTTCTGGAAAATGCAtgtgtataaaaataaattatcttattAAGCTCTTGTAGTAAGAATGGTAGATGCGAGAAGCCAACAACTCGTTGTCTCTTGCTGTGCGCTTTTCTTTGGTTATAAATTGCATCATCAGGTTTGTCTTGTCAGTGATCTGCATCTCTGAAGCTAAGTGAGCACATATATTTATGCTTATAACTTGTATTACATAAGTCTGTATTGTGAATGATAAGTATATTTATAAAGTTCTCTCCGTTGTATTTGCTCAAAAGAAGCAAAAGAGCTTATTTATGATGCATCCTGATGAAGAAACTCTATCCCAAATTAGTTGAACTCgttgattttattaatataaatttgttagtaTATGTGTTTTCTAGGACTTGGGAGTACCGCTAGTTCAGTATTTGTATATTACCAATTCAATGTATCTACACATTTGGCCATATGGGTGTTACGTaagatattaataatatttgaatatgtatattttatggAATTAGAACCCTTACATTGAGGGTAGGATGTACTCATtcttaaaaaagtaaaaacagtCTGTGACATGCGAGTTTTTGCCTCACAGCTCGTGAGGACCAGCGAAAGTTTGGGATAGTTTAACTAGAATTTCAAACGGAGGAATTCTAAAGATATCTAAAGATCTCAACTTGGTGCAAAGAACCACCAGATTGCCTTAGCGGATAAATCAGGACTAGAAAATCGAATATGTTATAAAGTCGCAATTGAAGAGATCGAGCAGTAACTACCTGAAATTGAAATAATGGTCTGTTTGGAAAACTGGATTTGActtgaaattctgaatttgatcaaataacatgtttgggaatttggatttggattttatttgaaatccacacatttcaaatactagtataaatctgagaatttgaaatgacaactcaaattctatcatttgaaatccatcatttgaaataaaatgtaAGTTTCCAAACAGCCCCTAAGTGTAATCGAAATAGGATTTTAGTCGAtgaatattaaaaagaaaacaagaattCTTGAACGATGAATATGTTGTTTATGACTAGTATGACCTTTGATGAAATATTGAAGGAAGTGGCGTAAATGGTTGATACTACTAGAAGCCTTCTTCTGCGGCCGTTCCCAGCTGAGCTATCCCGATCATATCTATTCCCGATAATACATCCTCAATTTACTAGTAACGGTCATGAGATTCATATACACTC
This genomic window from Daucus carota subsp. sativus chromosome 7, DH1 v3.0, whole genome shotgun sequence contains:
- the LOC108196627 gene encoding alanine--glyoxylate aminotransferase 2 homolog 2, mitochondrial is translated as MMRRFGLLRKAISSSPEKYLQRRCLSPPQAATAQLQQNDGPVPKMPAFDYTPPPYTGPTADEILRKRKEYLSPSMFYFYKKPLNIVDGKMQYLFDESGRRYLDAFGGIATVCCGHCHPDVVRTIVDQTKKLQHSTILYLNNEIADFAEALASKLPGDLKVVFFTNSGTEANELAMMIAKLYTGCNDIVSLRNAYHGNAAGTMGATAQCNWKFNVVQTGVHHAMNPDPYRGAFGSDGEKYAKDVHDLIQFGTSGNIAGFICEAIQGVGGIVELAPGYLSAVYSTIKKAGGLFISDEVQSGFARTGSHFWGFESHGVVPDIVTMAKGIGNGIPLGAVVTTPEIAQVLTRRSYFNTFGGNPVCTAAGHAVLKVIEKEKLQENAQAVGSHLKERLNVLKDKYEIIGDVRGRGLMLGVELVTDRQQKTPANAEILHVMEQMKDMGVLVGKGGFYGNVFRVTPPLCFTKEDADYFVDVMDYAMSKI